In one Balaenoptera ricei isolate mBalRic1 chromosome 20, mBalRic1.hap2, whole genome shotgun sequence genomic region, the following are encoded:
- the TAX1BP3 gene encoding tax1-binding protein 3 — protein MSYVPGQPVTAVVQRVEIHKLRQGENLILGFSIGGGIDQDPSQNPFSEDKTDKGIYVTRVSEGGPAEIAGLQIGDKIMQVNGWDMTMVTHDQARKRLTKRSEEVVRLLVTRQSLQKAVQQSMLS, from the exons ATGTCCTACGTCCCGGGCCAGCCGGTCACCGCCGTGGTG CAAAGAGTTGAAATTCACAAGTTGCGTCAAGGTGAGAACTTAATCCTGGGCTTCAGCATTGGAGGTGGAATTGACCAGGATCCCTCCCAGAATCCTTTCTCAGAAGATAAGACGGACAAG GGCATTTACGTCACACGGGTATCCGAAGGAGGCCCTGCGGAAATTGCTGGGCTGCAGATTGGGGACAAGATCATGCAG GTGAACGGCTGGGACATGACCATGGTCACACATGACCAGGCCCGGAAGCGGCTCACCAAGCGCTCGGAGGAGGTGGTGCGTCTGCTGGTGACGCGGCAGTCGCTGCAGAAGGCCGTGCAGCAGTCCATGCTGTCCTAG
- the EMC6 gene encoding ER membrane protein complex subunit 6, translated as MAAVVAKREGPPFISEAAVRGNAAVLDYCRTSVSALSGATAGILGLTGLYGFIFYLLASILLSLLLILKAGRRWNKYFKSRRPLFTGGLIGGLFTYVLFWTFLYGMVHVY; from the coding sequence ATGGCCGCTGTGGTGGCCAAGCGGGAGGGGCCGCCGTTCATCAGCGAGGCCGCTGTGCGGGGCAACGCCGCCGTCCTGGATTACTGCCGGACCTCGGTGTCGGCGCTGTCAGGGGCCACGGCCGGCATCCTCGGCCTCACCGGCCTCTACGGCTTCATCTTCTACCTGCTCGCCTCCATCCTGCTCTCCCTGCTCTTAATTCTCAAGGCGGGAAGGAGGTGGAACAAATATTTTAAGTCGCGAAGACCTCTCTTTACAGGAGGTCTCATCGGAGGCCTCTTCACCTACGTCCTGTTCTGGACATTCCTCTACGGCATGGTGCACGTCTACTGA